A genomic stretch from Anoplolepis gracilipes chromosome 16, ASM4749672v1, whole genome shotgun sequence includes:
- the LOC140674686 gene encoding uncharacterized protein isoform X2, with the protein MERLIERYYKVNRFILSVIGLWPYQSEWNARLMRIIHFTFLITSVFIQLKELFERMWNDWALQKTYDEIKIMHEHAETTKLWTLYYLGVAMYNIWLFMPEILDIISPMNESRPRIQLQYLHVEFFIDEERYFYFIRFWICIINFVSPLMPLACSTLFMVLTQHVCAMCELQGYRAERLFSIVENTKRCDLFRRAKISCEKITVFVRLHNSIIQFIGIINSYYTIPCLMALIGILFVTSITVFQILTIIQIEEALRSVILTILLLSYMFMFNYMGEKVTNQSSNMCEKVYNSVWYNAVVSEQKLLLLIIKRRFQPLVLTAWFYVFSLPNFRLILQKLISYSMFIRQI; encoded by the exons ATGGAACGTCTAATAGAACGTTACTACAAAGTAAACCGATTTATTTTATCGGTTATCGGTTTGTGGCCTTATCAAAGCGAATGGAATGCTCGTTTGATGAGAATCATTCATTTTACCTTCCTGATAACATCTGTATTTATTCAG ctTAAAGAATTATTCGAACGTATGTGGAATGATTGGGCGTTGCAAAAGACATACGATGAAATCAAAATCATGCACGAGCATGCTGAAACCACGAAATTATGGACGCTTTATTACTTag GTGTGgcaatgtacaatatatggCTGTTTATGCCAGAAATTCTTGACATCATATCACCTATGAACGAGTCCCGACCGCGAATACAACTACAATACCTTCATGTTGAATTTTTCATCGATGAGGAgcgatacttttattttattcgattttggaTATGCATCATTAATTTTGTCTCACCATTAATGCCTTTGGCCTGTTCTACTCTGTTTATGGTTCTCACGCAACATGTTTGCGCGATGTGCGAATTGCAAGG GTATCGTGCGGAACGTTTATTTAGTATTGTCGAAAATACGAAGAGGTGCGATTTATTTCGTAGGGCAAAAATAAGTTGTGAAAAGATAACTGTCTTTGTACGGCTACATAACAGCATTATACA ATTCATTGGTATAATCAATAGTTATTATACAATACCGTGTTTAATGGCTCTCATAGGAATTTTATTTGTGACAAGCATTACag TCTTTCAGATACTAACCATTATTCAAATTGAAGAAGCTCTAAGATCTGTCATTCTCACTATTCTACTTTTATcttatatgtttatgtttaattacatGGGAGAAAAAGTCACAAATCAGAGCTCGAACATGTGTGAGAAAGT GTACAACTCTGTGTGGTATAATGCAGTTGTTTCggagcaaaaattattattgttaataattaaacgacGTTTCCAGCCGCTCGTCTTGACTGCTTGGTTTTATGTATTCTCTCTGCCGAATTTCAGATTG aTACTTCAAAAGTTGATCTCATATAGCATGTTCATCAGACAAATCtga
- the LOC140674686 gene encoding uncharacterized protein isoform X1, whose amino-acid sequence MERLIERYYKVNRFILSVIGLWPYQSEWNARLMRIIHFTFLITSVFIQLKELFERMWNDWALQKTYDEIKIMHEHAETTKLWTLYYLGLSYLGVAMYNIWLFMPEILDIISPMNESRPRIQLQYLHVEFFIDEERYFYFIRFWICIINFVSPLMPLACSTLFMVLTQHVCAMCELQGYRAERLFSIVENTKRCDLFRRAKISCEKITVFVRLHNSIIQFIGIINSYYTIPCLMALIGILFVTSITVFQILTIIQIEEALRSVILTILLLSYMFMFNYMGEKVTNQSSNMCEKVYNSVWYNAVVSEQKLLLLIIKRRFQPLVLTAWFYVFSLPNFRLILQKLISYSMFIRQI is encoded by the exons ATGGAACGTCTAATAGAACGTTACTACAAAGTAAACCGATTTATTTTATCGGTTATCGGTTTGTGGCCTTATCAAAGCGAATGGAATGCTCGTTTGATGAGAATCATTCATTTTACCTTCCTGATAACATCTGTATTTATTCAG ctTAAAGAATTATTCGAACGTATGTGGAATGATTGGGCGTTGCAAAAGACATACGATGAAATCAAAATCATGCACGAGCATGCTGAAACCACGAAATTATGGACGCTTTATTACTTag GTCTTAGCTATCTAGGTGTGgcaatgtacaatatatggCTGTTTATGCCAGAAATTCTTGACATCATATCACCTATGAACGAGTCCCGACCGCGAATACAACTACAATACCTTCATGTTGAATTTTTCATCGATGAGGAgcgatacttttattttattcgattttggaTATGCATCATTAATTTTGTCTCACCATTAATGCCTTTGGCCTGTTCTACTCTGTTTATGGTTCTCACGCAACATGTTTGCGCGATGTGCGAATTGCAAGG GTATCGTGCGGAACGTTTATTTAGTATTGTCGAAAATACGAAGAGGTGCGATTTATTTCGTAGGGCAAAAATAAGTTGTGAAAAGATAACTGTCTTTGTACGGCTACATAACAGCATTATACA ATTCATTGGTATAATCAATAGTTATTATACAATACCGTGTTTAATGGCTCTCATAGGAATTTTATTTGTGACAAGCATTACag TCTTTCAGATACTAACCATTATTCAAATTGAAGAAGCTCTAAGATCTGTCATTCTCACTATTCTACTTTTATcttatatgtttatgtttaattacatGGGAGAAAAAGTCACAAATCAGAGCTCGAACATGTGTGAGAAAGT GTACAACTCTGTGTGGTATAATGCAGTTGTTTCggagcaaaaattattattgttaataattaaacgacGTTTCCAGCCGCTCGTCTTGACTGCTTGGTTTTATGTATTCTCTCTGCCGAATTTCAGATTG aTACTTCAAAAGTTGATCTCATATAGCATGTTCATCAGACAAATCtga
- the LOC140674686 gene encoding uncharacterized protein isoform X3, protein MEFITIIIPTVLPTLAFLPQLYIRIKLIDKLKELFERMWNDWALQKTYDEIKIMHEHAETTKLWTLYYLGLSYLGVAMYNIWLFMPEILDIISPMNESRPRIQLQYLHVEFFIDEERYFYFIRFWICIINFVSPLMPLACSTLFMVLTQHVCAMCELQGYRAERLFSIVENTKRCDLFRRAKISCEKITVFVRLHNSIIQFIGIINSYYTIPCLMALIGILFVTSITVFQILTIIQIEEALRSVILTILLLSYMFMFNYMGEKVTNQSSNMCEKVYNSVWYNAVVSEQKLLLLIIKRRFQPLVLTAWFYVFSLPNFRLILQKLISYSMFIRQI, encoded by the exons ATGGAATTCATAACCATTATCATACCAACGGTTTTACCTACATTAGCTTTCTTACCCCAGTTGTATATACGTATCAAACTCATAGACAAA ctTAAAGAATTATTCGAACGTATGTGGAATGATTGGGCGTTGCAAAAGACATACGATGAAATCAAAATCATGCACGAGCATGCTGAAACCACGAAATTATGGACGCTTTATTACTTag GTCTTAGCTATCTAGGTGTGgcaatgtacaatatatggCTGTTTATGCCAGAAATTCTTGACATCATATCACCTATGAACGAGTCCCGACCGCGAATACAACTACAATACCTTCATGTTGAATTTTTCATCGATGAGGAgcgatacttttattttattcgattttggaTATGCATCATTAATTTTGTCTCACCATTAATGCCTTTGGCCTGTTCTACTCTGTTTATGGTTCTCACGCAACATGTTTGCGCGATGTGCGAATTGCAAGG GTATCGTGCGGAACGTTTATTTAGTATTGTCGAAAATACGAAGAGGTGCGATTTATTTCGTAGGGCAAAAATAAGTTGTGAAAAGATAACTGTCTTTGTACGGCTACATAACAGCATTATACA ATTCATTGGTATAATCAATAGTTATTATACAATACCGTGTTTAATGGCTCTCATAGGAATTTTATTTGTGACAAGCATTACag TCTTTCAGATACTAACCATTATTCAAATTGAAGAAGCTCTAAGATCTGTCATTCTCACTATTCTACTTTTATcttatatgtttatgtttaattacatGGGAGAAAAAGTCACAAATCAGAGCTCGAACATGTGTGAGAAAGT GTACAACTCTGTGTGGTATAATGCAGTTGTTTCggagcaaaaattattattgttaataattaaacgacGTTTCCAGCCGCTCGTCTTGACTGCTTGGTTTTATGTATTCTCTCTGCCGAATTTCAGATTG aTACTTCAAAAGTTGATCTCATATAGCATGTTCATCAGACAAATCtga
- the LOC140674673 gene encoding uncharacterized protein, which translates to MEHFVERYYKFNRILLLITGLWPYQRKWSARLIRIGHFTIVLIATFIQILSIYIAEFTMEFVTSTISMILPTVGTLFLMFIRFKHVDKFKELFERMWADWALQKTDDEIKIMHEHAKITRLYTLFCSISGYLSLITFNIYLYTPEILDIISPMNESRQRIQLSYFRVGFFSDEERYFYFIRFVLFISCMVIPLIMGTCHLQFVVFTQHVCAMCKLLGYRAECLFSIVGNTKKCDLFRRTKIYCEKITVFVQLHNSIIQFIRILDSCYTIPCIGELLICMFTTTVTIFQILTNFKIEEIIKNSVLITGSLLCSFIYNYMGQKVTDESTNICEKVYNSAWYDAGVSQQKLLLLIMRLRFTPLFLTAWFYVFSLPNFVLVLQTIISYYMFIRQIE; encoded by the exons ATGGAACATTTCGTAGAACGTTACTATAAGTTTAATCGGATTTTACTGTTGATTACTGGATTGTGGCCTTATCAAAGAAAATGGAGTGCTCGTTTAATAAGAATCGGTCACTTTACCATTGTGTTGATAGCTACATTTATTCAG atattaagtatttatatagCTGAATTTACTATGGAATTTGTAACCAGTACGATATCAATGATTTTACCTACAGTAGGTACCTTGTTCCTGATGTTTATACGTTTCAAACACGTAGACAAA tttaaagaACTATTCGAACGTATGTGGGCCGACTGGGCGTTGCAGAAGACAGACGATGAGATCAAAATCATGCACGAGCATGCCAAAATCACAAGATTGTACACGCTTTTTTGCTCaa tttctGGCTATTTAAGTCTAATAACattcaatatatatctgtatacaCCGGAAATTCTTGATATCATATCGCCTATGAATGAATCCCGCCAGCGAATACAACTATCATATTTTCGTGTTGGATTCTTCAGCGATGAAGAgcgatacttttattttattcgatttgtTTTATTCATTAGTTGTATGGTCATACCGTTAATAATGGGAACTTGTCATCTACAGTTTGTAGTTTTCACGCAACATGTTTGCGCGATGTGTAAATTGCTGGG ATATCGTGCGGaatgtttattttctattgtcGGAAACACGAAAAAATGCGATTTATTTCgtagaacaaaaatatattgtgaaaaGATAACTGTTTTTGTACAGTTACATAACAGCATTATACa ATTCATTCGTATACTCGATAGTTGTTACACAATACCATGTATAGGGGAACTCTTGATATGTATGTTTACGACAACCGTTACaa ttTTTCAGATTCTAACCAATTTTAAAAtcgaagaaattataaaaaattccgtTCTTATTACCGGATCCTTATTATGctcgtttatatataattatatgggACAAAAAGTGACGGATGAGAGCACAAATATATGCGAAAAAGT GTACAACTCTGCGTGGTATGATGCAGGAGTTTCGCAACAAAAATTGTTGCTGCTAATAATGAGATTACGCTTCACCCCACTCTTCTTGACGGCTTGGTTTTACGTATTCTCCCTGCCGAATTTCGTATTG gTACTTCAAACGATAATCTCGTATTACATGTTTATTAGACAAATTGAATGA
- the LOC140674731 gene encoding uncharacterized protein, translating into MWQDWALQKTDDEIRIMHQYAETARLVTSFYTLLVYGLQIMYDIWMFMPDILDIISPMNESRPRRQPPFDYNYDILIDEDRHFTLIRFFILITLLYSPLIFLANVTLFVAFTQHVCAMFKLLGHRAEHLFYITGNEKKSDLNHGIKKRCGNMENLVRLHCNIIQFVGILRSCYTIQFLLDLTVCVLVISITLTEMSNLGDIEVAIRNIGLIILALNYLLVYNYMGQRIIDMSSSIYEKLYNSVWYNAVTSEQNSLLLIMRRCLYPLVLTASKFYVMSLQSFGKVTHGMLKYFLSLHESSLFSQMEHPEKCYCKLTRFFLSVTGMWPYQSVWSARLIRGINAVIALLIAFNQLITFFKPEITKEIIVLTLQIFSIVIVGLCHMYLHIGHLNNFKELLERMWQDLALQKTDDEIRIMHQYAETARLVTSFYTLLTYGLQIMYDIWMFMPDILDIISPMNESRPRRQPFDYNYDILIDEDRHFNLIRFFILITLLYSPLIFLANVTLFVAFTQHVCAMFKLLGHRAEHLFYITENKIESDLNHGIKKRCGNMANLVRLHCNIIQFVGILRSCYTIQFLLDLTVCVLVISITLTEMSNLGDIEVAIRNIGLIILALNYLLIYNYMGQRVIDMSSSIYEKLYNSVWYNAVTSEQNSLLLIMRRCLYPLVLTASKFYVMSLQSFGKVINVHEKL; encoded by the exons ATGTGGCAAGACTGGGCTTTGCAAAAAACAGACGATGAAATCAGGATTATGCATCAATATGCTGAAACCGCAAGATTAGTTACATCTTTTTACACGc TTCTGGTGTACGGACTTCAGATTATGTATGACATATGGATGTTTATGCCAGATATTCTTGATATTATATCGCCCATGAATGAGTCTCGGCCGCGAAGACAACCACcctttgattataattatgatattttgatCGATGAAGATCGACATTTTACCTTAATTCGATTCTTCATATTAATCACGCTTCTTTATTCaccattaatttttcttgccAATGTCACTCTGTTTGTAGCTTTCACGCAACACGTTTGCGCAATGTTCAAGTTATTAGG GCATCGCGCGGAgcacttattttatattaccgggaacgaaaaaaaaagcgatTTAAAtcatggaataaaaaaaagatgtggAAACATGGAAAATCTTGTACGGCTGCATTGCAACATCATACA ATTCGTTGGTATACTAAGAAGTTGTTACACAATACAATTTCTATTAGACCTTACGGTATGTGTGCTTGTAATAAGCATTACGTTAACGGAG ATGTCAAACCTTGGCGACATAGAAGTAGCTATAAGAAATATCGGTTTGATTATTCTAGCGTTAAATTATCTACtcgtatataattacatgGGACAAAGAATCATAGATATGAGCTCAagcatatatgaaaaatt ATACAACTCTGTATGGTATAATGCAGTTACTTCGGAGCAAAActcattattgttaataatgagACGATGTCTCTATCCGCTTGTTTTAACAGCCTCCAAGTTTTACGTAATGTCTTTACAGAGTTTTGGAAag GTAACTCATGGAATGCTAAaatactttctctctttgcacgagtcttctcttttttcacAA atggAACATCCAGAAAAGTGTTACTGCAAATTGACTCGATTTTTCTTGTCGGTCACTGGAATGTGGCCTTATCAAAGTGTGTGGAGTGCTCGTTTAATTAGAGGCATTAATGCTGTCAttgcattattaattgcatttaatcAG TTAATTACCTTTTTCAAGCCTGAAATCACTAAAGAGATTATAGTGTTAAcgttacaaatattttcaattgtaaTAGTGGGCTTATGCCACATGTATCTACATATTGGACACTTAAACAAC ttTAAAGAGTTATTGGAGCGTATGTGGCAAGACTTGGCTTTGCAGAAAACAGACGATGAAATCAGGATTATGCATCAATATGCTGAAACCGCAAGATTAGTTACATCTTTTTACACAc TTCTGACGTACGGACTTCAAATTATGTATGACATATGGATGTTTATGCCAGATATTCTTGATATTATATCGCCCATGAATGAGTCTCGGCCGCGAAGACAACcctttgattataattatgatattttgatCGATGAAGATCGACATTTTAACTTAATTCGATTCTTCATATTAATCACGCTTCTTTATTCaccattaatttttcttgccAATGTCACTCTGTTTGTAGCTTTCACGCAACACGTTTGCGCAATGTTCAAGTTATTAGG GCATCGCGCGGAgcacttattttatattaccgAAAACAAAATAGAAAGCGATTTAAAtcatggaataaaaaaaagatgtggAAACATGGCAAATCTTGTACGGCTGCATTGCAACATCATACA ATTCGTTGGTATACTAAGAAGTTGTTACACAATACAATTTCTATTAGACCTTACGGTATGTGTGCTTGTAATAAGCATTACGTTAACGGAG ATGTCAAACCTTGGCGACATAGAAGTAGCTATAAGAAATATCGGTTTGATTATTCTAGCGTTAAATTATCtactcatatataattacatgggACAAAGAGTCATAGATATGAGCTCAagcatatatgaaaaatt ATACAACTCTGTATGGTATAATGCAGTTACTTCGGAGCAAAActcattattgttaataatgagACGATGTCTCTATCCGCTTGTTTTAACAGCCTCCAAGTTTTACGTAATGTCTTTACAGAGTTTTGGAAag GTAATAAATGTACatgaaaaattgtaa